In the Streptomyces cinnamoneus genome, GGCGGCAGGGCGCCGTGCTGGAGTCCCACGCCGAGGCAGACCAGGCCGAGCCGGTGGTGGACCGGGCCGGGCGTGAAGTAGCGCATCCAGGTGTGGTACACGCGCCGCCGCCTTTCCGTGACTCGTCCAATCAGGGCCGATCTTTGTCCATGGCCCCCTCCCCCGCCAGAGGGCGACGATGGTCTCCGGACGCCGGAGTGGGCCGAGGGCAGGGGGCGGGGTCGGTGGCGCGTTTCGTCGGGAACGGGGACGGGGGCGGGGACGCGGAGGCCGGTGGGTGGCCGGTGCGGCTGTTGTCGGGGGCGATGCACTACTTCCGGGTGCACGAGGCGCACTGGGCGCACCGTCTGGGGATGTTGCGGGCGATGGGTCTCAACTGCGTGGAGACGTATGTGCCGTGGAACCGGCACGAGCCCCTTCCGGGGCGCCCGCGTGACGTTCAGGAGCTGGGGCGTTTCCTCGACGCGGCGGCAGCGGCGGGGTTGTGGGCGGTCGTGCGGCCCGGCCCGTACATCTGCGCGGAGTGGGAGAACGGGGGGTTGCCGTTCTGGCTGACGGGGCGGTTGGGGCGGCGGGTGCGCACGCGGGACGCCGCTTTCCTGCGGGCGGTGGACGGCTGGTTCGCGCTGGTGGCGGAGCAGGTGGTGGGCCGGCAGGCGGACCGGGGTGGTCCGGTGGTGCTGGTGCAGGTGGAGAACGAGTACGGGTCGTATGGGAGTGACGAGGTTTATCTGCGGCATCTCGTAGAACGGTTGCGTGGGTGCGGTGTCACGGTTCCGCTGGTGACCTCCGACGGGCCGGAGGATCACATGCTGTCGGGTGGCACGGTGCCGGGGCTGCCGGCGACGGTGAACTTCGGTTCGGGGGCGGGTGAGGCGTTCGCGGCGCTGCGGCGGCACCGGCCGGAGGGCGGGCCGTTGATGTGCATGGAGTTCTGGTGCGGCTGGTTCACGCACTGGGGCGGGCGTCCGGCCGTCCGGGAGGCCGGGGAGGCGGCGGGGGTGCTGCGGGAGATCGTGGGGCGTGGTGCGTCGGTCAACGTCTACATGGCGCACGGGGGGACGAACTTCGGTGGCTGGTCGGGGGCGAACCGCTCGGGTGAGGACCACCGTGGGGTGCTGGAGCCGGTGGTGACGTCGTACGACTACGACGCGCCGGTCGACGAGTACGGCCGTCCGACGGCGAAGTTCTGGGCGTTCCGCGAGGTGCTGGCCGCCTGTCCGGACCGTGCGGGGCCGCCGCCCCCGCCGCCCGCGGCGCCGGCGGCGTTGCGGGCGGCGGTGCGGGTGCCGCTGGTGGAGTGGGCCGCGCTGGGTGGGGTCGTGGACGTGCTGGGCGGGCCGGAGGCGGTGGGCCCGGTGCCGCCGTCGTTCGAGGAGCTGGGGGTCGAGCGGGGGGTGGTGCGGTACCGCTTCGACGTGCCGGGGCCGCGGCGGGCGTATCCGCTGCGGGTGGCGGGGCTGCGGGACGTGGCGGTGGCGTACGTGGACGGGGTCCGTGCGGCCACGGTGGAGACGGAGTCGGGGGTGATCGGTGAGGTGCCGGGGCCGGCCCGTGTGGAGCTGTGGGTGGAGTCGCTGGGCCGGGTCAATTACGGGC is a window encoding:
- a CDS encoding beta-galactosidase — encoded protein: MHYFRVHEAHWAHRLGMLRAMGLNCVETYVPWNRHEPLPGRPRDVQELGRFLDAAAAAGLWAVVRPGPYICAEWENGGLPFWLTGRLGRRVRTRDAAFLRAVDGWFALVAEQVVGRQADRGGPVVLVQVENEYGSYGSDEVYLRHLVERLRGCGVTVPLVTSDGPEDHMLSGGTVPGLPATVNFGSGAGEAFAALRRHRPEGGPLMCMEFWCGWFTHWGGRPAVREAGEAAGVLREIVGRGASVNVYMAHGGTNFGGWSGANRSGEDHRGVLEPVVTSYDYDAPVDEYGRPTAKFWAFREVLAACPDRAGPPPPPPAAPAALRAAVRVPLVEWAALGGVVDVLGGPEAVGPVPPSFEELGVERGVVRYRFDVPGPRRAYPLRVAGLRDVAVAYVDGVRAATVETESGVIGEVPGPARVELWVESLGRVNYGPRLGEAKGLTGGLLHERQYVHGVRARGLRLEALEEAGAAARVPWRGRVGAGGAPGLYRGRFAVAGAGDAVLELPGWGRGYVWVNGFCLGRHWDRGPQRSLYVPGPVLREGGNELLVLEFDRAGDREAVLGCLPGPASPPVR